One window of the Candidatus Wolbachia massiliensis genome contains the following:
- the infB gene encoding translation initiation factor IF-2, whose amino-acid sequence MNNEDISSKKLTLQGFSKLKLGLDLNSSTNSGTGATIIKKRRKKAHDTEEQDESKLGSLTEKEQIFRINAVQNAALLKEKNLREEKEAVTKEDNNGRVDDEDSTSDTPFEETEKKVLSGVSLVKLTEDDIDNEDKNKKSLKTNKDIYSKHSKLIIAQSMDEKAEQSSMFKQRFSIRNRKSKFTKGKNISREVIIPDEITVRELSIRMAEDSKNVLKVLKEEVGESYGVDDLVESDIACEIVEKFNHTAKRISDANKERDLFLIRDRESLPKKTKPPIVTFMGHVDHGKTSLLDAFRESNVAERESGGITQHIGAYQITTKDKQKITFIDTPGHEAFTAMRACGANITNIVVIVVAADDGVMKQTIEAINHAKAANVSIIVAINKIDRSQSGDVERVINSLPQYDLIPEELGGDVMVVPVSAKKKINLDKLEETILLIAELMELETIENCRALGWVIESKIDKAKGISATLIVEEGTLKVGDMLVVGTTYGKVRSVVNYLGQREKAALPSTPIEITGLNGVPHAGDQFVVVNSEKQAREIIEYRLELIKKKEENLSSSDLDIFSCNDSKIEELPVILKCDVTGSVEAISNSIDKLGKDQVKLNILHKAVGGITDSDVLLAEASNAVILAFNVKVDSKIRDLAKQKGVEIHTYNIIYELIDSVKMYLTKMLKPITREVRTGSASVRQVFSISRAGNIIGCYVSDGVINKDSLIKIVRNGKLIHEGKLKALRRFKDDVKEVSANFECGISLDSNVDAKVGDVLEAYQLVQEERVL is encoded by the coding sequence ATGAATAATGAAGATATTAGTAGTAAAAAATTAACGCTTCAAGGCTTTAGCAAGCTTAAATTGGGTCTTGATTTGAATTCTTCAACAAATTCAGGTACAGGAGCTACAATAATAAAAAAGAGGAGAAAAAAAGCCCATGATACGGAAGAACAAGATGAGAGTAAATTAGGTTCTTTAACAGAAAAAGAGCAAATTTTCCGTATTAACGCTGTACAGAATGCTGCTTTGTTAAAAGAAAAAAATCTAAGGGAGGAAAAAGAAGCAGTAACAAAAGAAGATAATAACGGAAGGGTTGATGATGAAGACAGCACTTCGGATACTCCATTTGAAGAAACTGAGAAGAAAGTTTTAAGTGGTGTTAGCTTAGTTAAGTTAACAGAAGATGATATTGACAATGAAGATAAAAATAAAAAGTCTTTAAAGACTAATAAGGATATATATTCTAAGCACTCTAAACTAATAATTGCGCAGTCAATGGATGAAAAGGCTGAGCAATCTTCTATGTTTAAGCAAAGATTTAGTATAAGAAATAGAAAGTCAAAGTTTACTAAAGGTAAAAATATATCAAGAGAAGTTATTATACCAGATGAAATCACGGTTAGAGAACTATCTATTCGCATGGCAGAAGACAGCAAAAATGTGTTAAAAGTGTTAAAAGAAGAAGTTGGTGAAAGCTATGGAGTGGACGATTTGGTAGAATCAGATATAGCATGTGAAATAGTGGAAAAATTCAACCACACGGCTAAACGAATAAGCGATGCTAACAAAGAAAGGGATTTGTTTCTCATAAGAGACAGAGAAAGCTTGCCTAAAAAAACTAAACCACCAATCGTTACTTTTATGGGACATGTTGATCATGGGAAAACCTCATTGCTCGATGCATTTCGCGAATCTAATGTTGCAGAAAGGGAGTCAGGTGGGATAACTCAGCACATAGGAGCTTATCAAATAACCACAAAAGATAAGCAGAAAATTACTTTCATTGATACACCAGGACATGAAGCATTTACTGCGATGCGTGCATGTGGTGCCAACATTACTAATATAGTTGTAATAGTAGTTGCAGCTGATGATGGAGTTATGAAACAAACAATTGAAGCAATCAATCATGCAAAAGCGGCGAATGTTTCTATTATAGTTGCTATTAATAAAATTGATAGATCACAATCTGGCGATGTAGAGAGGGTAATTAACAGTTTACCTCAATATGATCTTATTCCCGAAGAACTTGGTGGCGACGTTATGGTTGTGCCAGTATCAGCAAAAAAGAAAATTAATTTGGATAAGCTAGAAGAGACAATTTTGTTAATTGCTGAATTAATGGAGTTGGAAACAATAGAAAATTGTCGAGCACTTGGATGGGTAATAGAATCTAAAATAGATAAAGCTAAAGGAATATCAGCTACATTGATAGTTGAGGAAGGAACACTCAAGGTTGGTGATATGTTGGTAGTTGGTACAACATATGGTAAAGTACGCAGTGTGGTTAATTACCTTGGTCAACGGGAAAAGGCAGCACTACCTTCCACTCCAATTGAAATCACTGGTTTAAATGGTGTACCACATGCTGGAGATCAATTTGTTGTTGTAAATTCCGAAAAGCAGGCACGTGAGATCATTGAATACAGACTAGAGCTGATCAAGAAAAAGGAGGAAAATTTAAGCAGCAGTGATTTAGACATATTTAGCTGCAATGACAGTAAAATAGAAGAACTGCCTGTAATTTTAAAGTGCGATGTCACTGGTTCTGTTGAGGCAATATCAAATTCAATTGACAAACTCGGTAAGGACCAAGTGAAATTAAATATCCTACATAAAGCAGTAGGAGGGATAACAGATTCAGATGTGCTGCTTGCAGAAGCATCGAACGCAGTGATTTTAGCATTCAATGTCAAAGTAGATTCAAAAATAAGGGACTTGGCAAAACAAAAAGGCGTAGAAATACACACTTATAATATAATATATGAGCTTATTGATAGTGTGAAAATGTACTTAACTAAAATGTTAAAGCCTATAACACGAGAAGTGCGTACTGGTTCTGCATCTGTGAGGCAGGTATTCAGCATATCTAGAGCTGGCAACATTATCGGATGTTATGTAAGTGATGGGGTTATCAACAAAGATTCTTTAATTAAGATAGTGCGCAATGGTAAGTTAATACATGAAGGAAAACTGAAAGCTTTACGCAGATTTAAGGATGATGTTAAGGAAGTGAGTGCAAACTTTGAGTGTGGAATATCTCTAGACAGCAATGTCGATGCTAAAGTCGGAGATGTTCTGGAAGCTTACCAATTAGTGCAAGAAGAAAGGGTATTATAG
- a CDS encoding porin: MKKFIYTRTALASLLALCSFSGFAADFSDESIKEVKKQESTTTSGKMGVMKTSNKRLKEKMDRICNADPRKKAEELKKKEELKLAAEKKKEETKLANKKNAKLVKDSKAKTKSIKNSNVESSKAKSLKTQDAKVETKDVKKDVKVVNKNIDKKGKASPVVSVGGVDIIDTNQGKGGLRITFGGVVDAQGYGKAGPSGEEYKRYDVMPGRSTGYYDDATGKIKGANPVFPEGIGNIGDYSENMGMISDAILHLRAENKNEDLGLLYGADVQFHVPVTEGKGASQGIYVARGRSAHVFLNSKYGDLKLGYQFGPEALMRLDATRIATVDGAADSDWFRKVNLEGSAASFPFYVTPRLYTESFSSESEKLSFRMAGKYHKDVMTTLPFRAAYYSLNYMGARFGISYSPRYDSNLFVIKDGDDIKHVGTDYEHIVSAGASYEYDSSKNNIKIKTSVVGEHGKAKEPNNNKHLYEEFVEYNDLMGVNLGVSADYKINEDQGVKLAASFAYLGKSGQPKDIQKLKDGKYGQIPEKKNSGENNPEYARITGLKAQFDGDDKNTMYWTAGAGYQYESFYTSLTYFGSTMNDGDKLHDVALGIQYDLSPAYSKSKFVPYVALHYFTTDEKQADDYKITKKGSATETAPSNQGALFLTGVKFSF, from the coding sequence ATGAAAAAATTTATCTATACTAGAACTGCTCTAGCTTCTTTATTAGCTTTATGTTCTTTCAGCGGTTTTGCTGCTGACTTCTCTGATGAAAGTATAAAGGAAGTAAAAAAGCAAGAGAGTACAACCACTTCTGGAAAAATGGGAGTTATGAAAACATCGAATAAAAGACTGAAAGAAAAGATGGACAGGATATGTAATGCTGATCCAAGAAAAAAAGCTGAAGAGCTTAAGAAAAAAGAAGAGCTGAAGTTAGCAGCTGAGAAAAAGAAAGAGGAAACAAAGCTAGCAAATAAGAAAAATGCAAAGCTTGTAAAAGATTCAAAAGCAAAGACTAAAAGCATTAAAAATTCTAATGTAGAAAGTTCAAAAGCTAAGAGCCTCAAAACTCAGGATGCTAAAGTTGAAACTAAGGATGTAAAAAAAGACGTAAAAGTTGTTAATAAAAATATAGATAAAAAAGGTAAGGCGAGTCCCGTTGTTTCAGTTGGTGGAGTTGACATTATTGATACTAACCAAGGAAAAGGTGGTTTAAGAATAACTTTTGGTGGTGTTGTTGATGCTCAAGGTTATGGTAAAGCTGGGCCGAGCGGCGAAGAGTATAAACGCTATGATGTTATGCCAGGCAGGTCTACAGGTTATTATGATGATGCTACGGGTAAGATCAAAGGAGCAAATCCAGTGTTCCCTGAAGGGATAGGAAATATCGGTGATTATAGTGAAAACATGGGTATGATTTCAGATGCAATATTGCACTTAAGAGCTGAAAACAAAAATGAAGATCTAGGCCTTCTTTATGGTGCTGATGTGCAATTCCACGTTCCAGTTACCGAAGGTAAGGGGGCTTCACAAGGTATTTATGTTGCGAGGGGCAGAAGTGCGCATGTATTTTTAAATTCAAAATATGGTGACCTGAAACTTGGTTATCAATTTGGTCCTGAAGCTTTGATGAGACTTGATGCAACAAGAATTGCAACCGTTGATGGGGCTGCGGATAGTGACTGGTTTAGAAAAGTGAACTTAGAAGGAAGCGCTGCAAGCTTTCCATTTTATGTAACACCGCGTCTTTATACTGAAAGTTTCTCGAGCGAAAGTGAAAAACTCTCTTTCCGCATGGCAGGAAAGTATCATAAGGATGTTATGACTACACTGCCGTTTAGGGCTGCTTACTACTCACTAAATTACATGGGCGCAAGATTTGGTATCAGCTATTCACCTCGCTATGATAGTAACTTGTTTGTTATAAAGGATGGTGATGACATAAAACATGTTGGTACGGACTATGAACACATAGTAAGCGCTGGTGCATCATATGAATATGACTCTAGTAAAAATAACATAAAAATCAAAACTTCTGTAGTTGGTGAGCATGGTAAGGCAAAAGAGCCAAACAACAATAAGCACCTCTATGAGGAATTTGTGGAATACAATGATTTGATGGGCGTTAACTTGGGTGTAAGTGCTGACTATAAGATTAACGAAGATCAAGGTGTGAAGCTTGCTGCATCCTTTGCATATTTGGGCAAATCTGGTCAACCGAAGGACATTCAGAAGTTGAAGGATGGCAAGTACGGACAAATTCCGGAGAAAAAGAATAGTGGTGAAAATAATCCAGAGTATGCAAGGATTACAGGACTGAAAGCTCAATTCGATGGAGATGATAAAAACACCATGTATTGGACTGCAGGTGCTGGTTACCAATATGAAAGCTTCTACACGAGCTTGACATATTTTGGTAGCACAATGAATGATGGGGATAAACTTCACGATGTTGCACTTGGTATTCAATATGATCTCTCTCCTGCCTACAGTAAGAGCAAATTTGTTCCTTATGTAGCCCTTCATTACTTTACGACTGACGAGAAGCAAGCTGATGATTATAAGATTACAAAAAAGGGTAGTGCAACAGAAACAGCACCTTCTAACCAAGGAGCTCTCTTCCTTACTGGTGTAAAGTTTTCTTTCTAA
- the ubiA gene encoding 4-hydroxybenzoate octaprenyltransferase codes for MHFNQYFSLMRLHSLTGLWLVLFPSLSGIILASTSLSWQTFFFLILFTIGAFLMRPAGCIINDIFDREIDAYVERTKYRPLASGVLNVKQALILLSLLLSIALVILLLINKTTLILGIITMCMITIYPLSKRYVWWPQLFLGFTFNMGSLMGWAAVKNQISIEPMLFYAGCVFWTLSYDTIYAHQDKKDDKKLGMKSTALYFGDTTKCWLKRFDLISLMMWLYAGILSSLSNIFYIALLAVGLIFRHQYKNFNPDDPGQCMFIFKNNAYVGLLLFFGILLDRIIN; via the coding sequence ATGCATTTTAACCAGTATTTTTCATTGATGAGGCTGCATAGTTTAACAGGTCTGTGGCTTGTATTATTTCCTAGCCTAAGCGGTATTATTCTAGCCTCAACTTCTTTATCGTGGCAGACTTTTTTTTTTCTTATTTTGTTCACTATAGGTGCATTTTTAATGAGACCTGCAGGTTGTATAATCAACGATATTTTTGATAGAGAGATAGACGCGTATGTTGAACGAACAAAATATAGGCCGCTTGCAAGTGGTGTATTAAACGTAAAGCAAGCTTTAATTTTGCTTTCTCTATTACTGTCTATTGCCTTAGTAATTTTATTACTAATTAATAAAACTACACTTATACTTGGAATAATCACAATGTGTATGATAACTATCTACCCTTTGTCAAAGCGTTATGTTTGGTGGCCACAACTGTTTTTAGGGTTCACTTTTAATATGGGGTCGCTTATGGGCTGGGCAGCAGTAAAGAACCAGATCAGTATAGAGCCTATGCTTTTTTATGCAGGATGCGTCTTTTGGACGCTTAGTTATGACACCATATATGCTCATCAAGATAAAAAGGATGATAAAAAACTTGGAATGAAATCAACTGCATTATACTTTGGTGATACAACAAAATGTTGGCTGAAAAGGTTTGACTTAATATCTCTTATGATGTGGCTATACGCTGGCATTTTATCGTCATTAAGTAACATTTTTTATATCGCTCTGCTCGCCGTAGGACTTATATTCCGTCACCAATACAAAAATTTCAATCCTGATGACCCTGGTCAATGCATGTTCATATTCAAAAATAACGCCTATGTAGGGTTACTGCTCTTTTTCGGCATTCTCTTAGATAGAATTATAAATTGA
- the rbfA gene encoding 30S ribosome-binding factor RbfA codes for MKKEIRNLKIASVLYRAISRVLMEGKVFNKNVVVSDVKLSQDLKKADVYVVLSSLSEKDCDINTTVNEINQAAWLIRKSISSYVDLRFIPKLVFKTDLAFDNFVNVSKILHNYT; via the coding sequence ATGAAGAAGGAAATTAGAAATTTAAAAATAGCATCTGTATTATATAGAGCAATATCCAGAGTCTTAATGGAAGGTAAGGTGTTCAATAAAAATGTAGTGGTATCTGATGTAAAATTAAGTCAAGACTTGAAAAAAGCAGATGTGTATGTTGTATTATCTTCACTAAGCGAAAAGGACTGTGATATTAACACTACTGTTAATGAAATTAACCAAGCTGCGTGGTTAATACGCAAATCTATTTCGAGCTATGTTGATTTGCGATTTATACCTAAGTTAGTTTTTAAAACCGATTTGGCGTTCGACAATTTTGTCAATGTAAGCAAAATACTACATAATTACACTTAA
- the nusA gene encoding transcription termination factor NusA, which yields MIANRKGSVRQKSDKNNLVGSLDIIKTAGELSLQKGLDFEIIMKALESAIEAVAHQKYGSKSKIVVNIDRSTGKITSYRELRVINDEPNEEENTGYESITLTQAKLIRENVEVGDTVNELLSLNTDLVSARIAQQKIAQVIKHEELKKQYEEFKDKVGEIRYGIVKQVEYSDLIIDINSTRAYLPLRNLIGGESFREGDKVKAYIQTVRRSDDGRQIILSRANEGFLEALLNQEIPEIADGLVIIKGIARDAGSRSKVAVFSPDKNIDPVGACVGVKGERIKSIIHELNGEKIDVIHHSSDLGQFVIKAITPAEVSKVIIDENENSVELIVAEDQLSLAIGKKGQNVRLVSELVGWKIEILSTQQESERRSRELSQCSALFAEALNLEEIMGQLLVTEGFSSVEDISSASIKELASIEGFNEDIANELHNRANKYLKAENDRKIEELRNLGMEDDVINLPLSIDDKIALSNHGIKILENIADLSSYELCSILSSLASDKENLKDIADSIIMEARKKLGVI from the coding sequence ATGATTGCTAATCGCAAAGGTAGTGTTAGACAGAAAAGTGACAAAAATAACTTAGTCGGAAGTCTTGATATAATAAAAACAGCCGGGGAGCTTTCACTCCAAAAAGGTCTAGATTTTGAAATTATAATGAAGGCATTGGAAAGTGCCATAGAAGCGGTTGCTCACCAAAAATACGGCAGTAAAAGTAAAATTGTGGTTAACATAGATAGAAGCACAGGCAAAATTACTTCATACAGAGAATTAAGAGTTATTAATGATGAGCCAAATGAAGAAGAAAATACTGGATACGAATCAATTACGCTTACACAAGCTAAGTTAATAAGAGAAAATGTAGAGGTTGGAGATACTGTTAATGAATTGCTCTCTCTTAATACTGATCTTGTTTCAGCAAGAATTGCTCAACAAAAGATCGCTCAAGTAATCAAACATGAGGAATTAAAAAAACAATATGAGGAATTTAAGGATAAAGTGGGAGAAATAAGGTATGGTATTGTTAAACAAGTGGAATATTCAGATCTGATTATAGACATAAATAGCACTAGGGCATACCTTCCACTGCGAAATTTAATCGGTGGTGAGTCATTTCGTGAAGGTGATAAGGTTAAAGCTTATATACAAACTGTTAGACGTTCTGATGATGGACGTCAAATTATTCTTTCTAGGGCCAATGAAGGCTTTTTGGAGGCATTATTAAATCAAGAGATACCAGAGATTGCTGATGGGTTGGTCATAATCAAAGGTATAGCTAGAGATGCTGGTTCAAGATCTAAAGTCGCTGTTTTTTCTCCTGATAAGAACATCGATCCAGTGGGTGCTTGTGTTGGAGTGAAGGGAGAAAGAATAAAATCCATTATACATGAATTAAATGGTGAAAAAATTGATGTTATACATCACTCTTCAGACTTGGGCCAATTTGTTATTAAAGCAATTACTCCTGCAGAAGTATCTAAGGTTATTATCGATGAAAATGAAAATTCTGTAGAATTAATAGTTGCTGAAGATCAACTAAGTTTAGCTATAGGGAAGAAGGGGCAAAATGTAAGATTAGTTTCAGAACTTGTTGGATGGAAGATTGAGATATTAAGCACTCAGCAAGAGTCAGAAAGGCGAAGCAGGGAACTTAGTCAATGCTCAGCTTTATTTGCTGAAGCTTTAAATTTAGAAGAGATTATGGGTCAGCTGTTAGTCACAGAGGGTTTTTCGAGCGTAGAAGATATATCAAGTGCTTCAATAAAAGAACTTGCTTCGATAGAAGGCTTTAATGAGGATATTGCAAATGAGCTGCACAACAGGGCAAACAAGTATCTGAAAGCAGAAAATGACAGAAAAATAGAAGAGTTAAGAAATTTAGGTATGGAAGATGACGTGATCAATCTGCCTTTATCAATAGATGATAAAATTGCTCTTAGTAACCATGGTATTAAGATTTTAGAAAATATAGCAGATTTGTCAAGTTATGAACTTTGTAGTATACTCTCTTCTCTAGCGAGTGATAAAGAAAATTTAAAAGACATAGCAGATTCAATTATCATGGAAGCACGTAAGAAGCTTGGTGTAATATGA
- the gltX gene encoding glutamate--tRNA ligase codes for MLTRFAPSPTGYLHVGNIRTALICWIYTRNQNGKFLLRFDDTDLQRSDAKYIDSITQDLKWIGVDWDASFKQSERFERYNEAFLQLIKEGRIYACYETREELDIKRKLQLKQGLPPVYDRSSLLLTEQKKARYEQEGRRPHFRFKLDRNEVVQWNDEVKGEINIATSHISDPVVKREDGIYTYMLPSVIDDVDFNVTHVVRGEDHVTNTAIQIQMIQALAAKVPIFAHLSLLHFDDSKISKRKGGLDTKSIKEDEIEPMALVSYLVKLGTSDPIEAHVSMQSLISSFDIKKFSSASAQFSLSEVYKLNSKVLQQMPFEVVKERLNQVGVDSPEFWYFIRNNIERFSEVAKWWQICKSNIEPVILDKELAKVVLNALPQGNCNENTLSEWVAAIRQTVDIKAKDLFMQLRLALTGTEIGPELAKLLVFIGRENIVTRLKK; via the coding sequence ATGTTAACAAGATTTGCTCCAAGCCCAACTGGCTATCTTCATGTAGGAAACATCCGCACTGCACTCATTTGCTGGATATACACACGTAATCAAAACGGAAAATTTCTACTTCGTTTCGATGATACCGACCTTCAGCGTTCAGATGCCAAATATATAGATAGTATAACACAAGACTTGAAATGGATTGGTGTAGATTGGGACGCAAGCTTCAAGCAATCAGAGCGCTTCGAGCGCTACAATGAGGCGTTTTTGCAATTAATAAAGGAAGGACGTATTTATGCGTGCTATGAAACGAGAGAAGAGTTAGACATTAAACGCAAATTGCAGTTAAAACAGGGACTTCCCCCAGTATATGACAGGAGTTCATTACTTTTAACTGAACAGAAAAAAGCTCGTTATGAGCAAGAAGGACGAAGACCACATTTTAGATTTAAGTTGGATAGAAATGAAGTTGTCCAATGGAATGATGAAGTTAAAGGTGAAATAAACATCGCAACAAGCCACATTAGCGACCCTGTGGTAAAAAGAGAAGACGGAATTTATACATACATGTTACCTTCTGTCATCGATGATGTCGATTTTAACGTAACTCATGTTGTACGTGGAGAAGATCACGTAACTAATACCGCAATACAGATACAAATGATCCAAGCATTAGCAGCGAAAGTTCCTATTTTTGCGCACCTTTCTCTACTACATTTTGATGATAGCAAGATATCGAAACGAAAAGGTGGTCTAGACACCAAATCTATAAAAGAAGATGAGATTGAACCAATGGCGCTCGTTAGTTATTTAGTGAAACTTGGAACATCAGACCCAATTGAAGCTCATGTTAGTATGCAATCCTTGATTAGTTCGTTTGACATTAAAAAATTTAGCTCAGCATCTGCGCAATTTAGCCTGAGTGAAGTATACAAGCTCAATAGCAAAGTTTTGCAACAAATGCCATTTGAAGTAGTAAAAGAACGTTTAAACCAAGTTGGAGTAGACTCTCCAGAGTTTTGGTATTTTATAAGAAACAACATAGAAAGATTTTCTGAGGTGGCTAAGTGGTGGCAAATATGCAAATCCAATATAGAACCCGTGATTCTCGATAAGGAACTTGCAAAAGTTGTTCTCAATGCACTACCGCAAGGTAATTGCAATGAAAACACATTGTCAGAATGGGTTGCAGCTATTCGACAAACAGTGGATATAAAAGCAAAAGACTTATTCATGCAGCTGCGTTTAGCCTTAACAGGTACAGAAATAGGTCCGGAACTCGCTAAGTTATTGGTTTTTATCGGCAGGGAAAATATCGTTACAAGGTTAAAGAAGTAG